The Flavobacteriales bacterium nucleotide sequence AAATAATCTATTCGGTCAGAAGGGTTGAATATCCGTGACCACATCAGTTCCCCATCTGCATCGGTCTTTATGAGCCAGCCTGCCTGACTGTCATCATCCGTATCGGTCGTTTGGCCACAGGCAACGAAGCTTCCATCATCCAAAACCTGCCCCCACCAAAGACTCTGAGATCCGTGCTGCGCCTCATATTTTTTTGTCCATATCTCATTGCCTGATGGATCAACCTTCAATATGTAACCATCGGAAAGTCCAGTGTTGGAATGTTCAGACCCACCAAGAATAGCGTAATTGCCGTCTGATGTTGCAACCACGCAAGTGCCGCCATCACCACCAGGTGCCAATTGTGTGTATATCCTATGCCATAGAACGTTGCCTACACTGTCTGTCTTTACCATCCATGTATTGTATCCCAGCCACCCTGTCATCACTACTTCCCCGTCTTCATTTATCACAAGCCCCGAGTGGATGTAATCTGCACCGCTTAATCCCCAGATCACGCGGTTCAGTTCATTGCCCAGCGTATCCACCGTAATGAAAAGCAATTGTGCCGCTGTACTGACTGCAACCGTGTCATCGTATGTCCAACCGATGAGCAATAACTTGTTCGGGCGGGTCTGCACAATATCCAAGAGGTAATCGCTGGTGTCAGGCCGTTCAATTACTTTGGTGAATAACGTATCGCCTGTCTCATCCAGCTTTGCAAGAAAGAAATCACCGTATCCAGGGCTCTGCACGGAGTAGTCATAAATAGTACCTGCTTCGTAGATGCCGCCATTTTCTGTTAGTACAATGGCATAAGGGCCAACGGTTGCTTGGTTCTCCTCCCAAACATGTGAGTGTTGCAAACTACCATCCTCACCCACCACCAGGTTGAAGACCTTTCCATAACCAGAGCCATTAGAGTTGGATGTCACTCCTGCAATCACCAAAGAACCATCATCCAGTCTTATTGCTTCAGCCAAAATTTCCGCTCCCATGTTAGAATCATAGAAATTAGAGTAGCGGATCGATTGACCATAGCTGAACACAGAAGTAAGAAGCAAGAGGACAGCTAGGTGCAGTCCTTTTACCAATATCTTTTGTGTTAGGATTTTCACCTCAACAATATATGATTTTGGGCTTGTACTTAATGCTGCACTACCAAGCGTTTGGTGGAGCGGTTGCCGTCTTGGTCTGTGATGGTGATGAGGTAGATGCCGTTGGGCCATGTGGAAACATCGTAAGAATAAATCCCCCGCCCTGCGGGCACCCCTACTTCGACATTGCTCAGCACATGCTTTTGAAGGGGGAACGCGCGGCCTGTAATATCGGTGATGGTTATGGTTAGTGTCGTGAGGTGGTCTGCCAGTTTGATGTTCAGGATGTCTGTGGCAGGGTTGGGGTAAACAGAAAATTCTTCGTCTTTTTCCTCTTCTTCAATACCCACACCATAGCAGCCCTCCACCAGACACCCGTTGCTATCAACCCGCAGCACCCAACCGTCTTGTATGGTCTGACCGGGAGCGCGGCCATTACCTAGCATCACAATATCTCCATTTGGCATCACTAACATAAACCGGATAAAATCGATAAGGGAGGAAGGGTTGTATGTTCGGGTCCATAGCGTATCACCGTTCTCATCTGTCTTGATAAGCCACCCGGCCTGACTACCGTCATCACCAACCGACACCCCACAGGAAACGATTGTTCCGTCTGCCAACCCCTTACAGTCCCAAAGCCCTTGACCTTCCAACATCTCATATTCCTTTGCCCATATCTGATTGCCAGTAGTATCGATTTTCATAAGAGATCCATCTCCACCAAAATTGGATGACCCAAATGTGCTATTCCCTCCAGCAACGAGAACATTCCCGTCAGGTAGCAATGATACCCTCGCTGCACTACTTCCGATACCGACAACACCATTATATGTTCTGTGCCACTTCACATTCCCGATGCTGTCTGTCCGGATCACCCATGTCCTTCCAGTACTTGCGGAGGGAAAGCTCTTTGTGTAGC carries:
- a CDS encoding T9SS type A sorting domain-containing protein, with translation MAAHAQSIRYSNFYDSNSGAEILAEAITLNDGSLMIAGVTSNANGSGYGKVLNMVVAEDGTLQYSHVWEEIQASVVPYAIVRTWNGGIYEAGTKHDYSVSSSGTGDFFLAKLDETGDTLFTKVIERPDTSDFLLDMVQTSPNKLLLIGWTYNDTVAVSSAAQLLFITTDTLGNELNRIVWGGGGTDYVHSGVVVNDQGDVVMTGYTKSFPSASTGRTWVIRTDSIGNVKWHRTYNGVVGIGSSAARVSLLPDGNVLVAGGNSTFGSSNFGGDGSLMKIDTTGNQIWAKEYEMLEGQGLWDCKGLADGTIVSCGVSVGDDGSQAGWLIKTDENGDTLWTRTYNPSSLIDFIRFMLVMPNGDIVMLGNGRAPGQTIQDGWVLRVDSNGCLVEGCYGVGIEEEEKDEEFSVYPNPATDILNIKLADHLTTLTITITDITGRAFPLQKHVLSNVEVGVPAGRGIYSYDVSTWPNGIYLITITDQDGNRSTKRLVVQH
- a CDS encoding T9SS type A sorting domain-containing protein, with the translated sequence MKILTQKILVKGLHLAVLLLLTSVFSYGQSIRYSNFYDSNMGAEILAEAIRLDDGSLVIAGVTSNSNGSGYGKVFNLVVGEDGSLQHSHVWEENQATVGPYAIVLTENGGIYEAGTIYDYSVQSPGYGDFFLAKLDETGDTLFTKVIERPDTSDYLLDIVQTRPNKLLLIGWTYDDTVAVSTAAQLLFITVDTLGNELNRVIWGLSGADYIHSGLVINEDGEVVMTGWLGYNTWMVKTDSVGNVLWHRIYTQLAPGGDGGTCVVATSDGNYAILGGSEHSNTGLSDGYILKVDPSGNEIWTKKYEAQHGSQSLWWGQVLDDGSFVACGQTTDTDDDSQAGWLIKTDADGELMWSRIFNPSDRIDYLRNMVVSTNGDIVCFGTGWTSGAEVNQDGWVLRVDSNGCLVEGCYGVGIEEEEKDEEFSVYPNPATDILNIKLADHLTTLTITITDVTGRAFPLQKHVLSNVEVGVPAGRGIYSYDVSTWPNGIYLITITDQDGNRSTKRLVVQH